One window of Papaver somniferum cultivar HN1 chromosome 9, ASM357369v1, whole genome shotgun sequence genomic DNA carries:
- the LOC113313574 gene encoding nudC domain-containing protein 2-like gives MAEKLGPEKRHSFLHGGQKVFEWDQTLEEVNIYITLPPNVPTKLFHCKIQSKHLEVGIKGNPPYLNHDLTSPVKTDDSFWTIEDDILHVTLQKREKGQTWSSPIQGQGQLDPLVADQEQKRLMLQRFQEENPGFDFSQAQFSGNCPDPRTFMGGIRSD, from the exons ATGGCAGAGAAATTGGGACCAGAAAAGCGTCACAGCTTCTTACACGGTG GTCAGAAGGTCTTTGAGTGGGATCAAACATTAGAGGAGGTGAACATTTACATAACACTTCCACCAAATGTTCCCACCAAGTTATTTCACTGCAAGATACAGTCTAAACATTTAGAAGTTGGGATTAAAGGAAACCCCCCATACCTTAAT CATGATCTTACCTCACCGGTGAAGACTGATGATTCATTTTGGACTATAG AGGATGATATCTTGCATGTAACATTgcaaaagagagagaaaggacAGACATGGTCTTCTCCTATACAGGGGCAGGGTCAGCTGGATCCTTTGGTGGCAGATCAAGAACAGAAGCGCCTCATGCTTCAGAGATTCCAGGAGGAG AATCCTGGGTTTGACTTCTCGCAGGCTCAGTTTAGTGGAAATTGCCCTGATCCCCGGACCTTCATGGGAGGGATCCGTTCAGATTGA
- the LOC113308925 gene encoding uncharacterized protein LOC113308925, with amino-acid sequence MGLIIDEKSKFLRGVKTVFFLITMLASLLIISAPVLLIITDSLLPSALLSAASSFSSSPSSSYNYSSLSFLQSLSSHLNNYDFRSSLVDIPLISIIRSAVIFCVYSICDGRTLSRGRYLIVTTLCSLLSLVFVSLKASYVFSGGALIRRSKLGFVSGAMEIALFTCSLVLAIAHVIVAYRTSCRERRKFLIYNIDIEAVSTCKQRFPAVVAQKKLLEE; translated from the exons ATGGGTTTGATTATAGATGAGAAATCAAAGTTTTTGAGAGGAGTAAAAACAGTATTTTTCTTAATAACTATGTTAGCTTCTTTACTTATAATTTCTGCCCCTGTTTTATTAATTATCACAGATTCTCTTCTTCCTTCTGCACTTCTTTCTGCtgcttcttctttttcatcatcaCCATCGTCATCTTATAATTATTCATCTCTTTCGTTTTTACAATCACTTTCTTCTCATCTTAATAACTACGATTTTCGATCTTCTCTTGTTGACATCCCTCTCATCTCCATCATCAGATCAGCTGTAATTTTCT GTGTGTATAGTATCTGTGATGGAAGAACGTTATCGCGTGGGCGTTATCTGATCGTAACAACGTTATGTTCATTACTATCTCTAGTATTTGTATCATTAAAAGCTTCGTATGTATTCTCTGGTGGTGCTTTAATAAGGAGAAGTAAATTAGGGTTCGTTAGTGGAGCTATGGAAATTGCTCTGTTTACATGTTCATTGGTATTAGCTATAGCTCATGTCATCGTTGCTTATCGTACTAGTTGCCGAGAAAGAAGAAAATTCCTCATCTACAACATCGACATCGAAGCT GTCTCAACTTGCAAGCAAAGATTTCCAGCAGTAGTTGCACAGAAAAAGCTTCTAGAAGAATAG